The genomic DNA TCAGTTGCTTGCAATTTCACATTGTGCCAAAGACTGCAATACGAGGAAAGGTATTCTAGGAAACCATAATATTTGAAACAAATGACCATTAGTATAAAGTGCCCTATTTTAACTTAAAAGCTAATATTGTTTAATTATATTGATATTTCTTTCCTATTTATATATTTTGATTGAACATTGCATGACTGCATATGCCTTCACATCCACAATACTTCAAATATGTGGGCTTATGACCCCCCATGCAACGGCCATGTTTTTCAATAGCCAGGATTGGATGGATAATGCATGTGGTTAGCATACTGCATGTGCACGTTGAAATGGAATTGATTTATGTGTTCATTTTTCCTCTCAATCATGGTAGTATTGATTACTGCTTCCATGACATTGGAATGCAACAAATATTTGTCAAAATGCTGATTGCAAATTTTTTGCAATGCTTTCCAGGTTTGGGATAGAAGGACCGGTCTACTTGGTGGCCAAGGATAAAGGAAGTAGTGATTGGGCGGTGGATGAGGCACAtcaaaaagtgaccaaggctggGACAAAAATAACTTATGGCATCCTGCAGACGGTGAGAATTCACATGGAGGTAGTCGAGCCACAACCCAACCGTCCGAAACTTCAACTCACCCTAATTAGTTAGTCACTATACGTTGTTCTGTCTTCATCTCTGTATGTATGATAGAAACGTAGGTGTCATTGTACCTTGGGTCTGTCAAACAATAAGAAAATATGTATCAgctgtttttttttcttaatcattgtctatttattttttctagGTTTAGAGCTTGTTGGTTTACGATGTCAAGTTAGTTTTGATAATTTATGGTAAATTGTAAAAGTGTGATAGGATTTGCTGCTTTAGAATGGCTATATTGTATCAGCTGTATTCATGGTTTAATTTTCAATTATGATGTATTTGTAGTGATTATTATTTCTAAatagaatttataattaaaagatGTTGGACTTTGGATAGTAGGATAAAATTTAGATTGGTcagtagaaaatttaaaaaaatttattaggtCGGACTGATCATTCCAATGTTATATCGGTGGATTTGCGTGGAGGTATaacgaaatttttaataaatttttattacatatatcatttaattaaatgacGAACCGAACCACGATTCAAACCAGACCAGCCGCATCTAATGGGCGGCTTGCGCGATTTAAGTCTTTGCGCTGGTAATCGTTCGGTCCTTTCTCGTTGCGCGACCGTGCTGCGGCGGCACCGAAACGCAGTTTTAGGGTTTCTTCTCCGTTGTCGAGGAGCCGTGCGAAGCAGGCGATGGGCACGCCGGAGACATCGCGAGAGCCCTGCCCCGACCGTATTCTGGACGATGTCGGCGGTGCGTTCGGCATGGGTGCGGTCGGTGGCTCCGCCTTCCACTTCATCAAGGGCCTCTACAACTCCCCCAACGGAGAGCGCCTCACCGGAGGCGTCCAGGCCGTCCGCATGAACGCCCCCCGAGTCGGGGGCAGCTTTGCCGTCTGGGGCGGCCtcttctccaccttcgattgttCAATGGTCTATCTCCGCCAGAAGGAGGACCCCTGGAACTCGATCCTTGCGGGAGCCGCCACTGGAGGGTTCCTCCAGATGCGCCAGGGTGCAGGTCCTGCCGCTCGGTCTGCTCTCTTCGGTGGCATCCTACTCGCTCTCATCGAGGGCGCCGGCATAATGCTCAATCGCGTTCTCAGTGTCCCACAGAACCTGCCTCCCTTGGAGGATCCCAATGTCCCAGTTACCCCTCCTAACATTGCTTCAGTTATCCCGTATAATGCCCCTGCTTCGGGGTTACAGCACGTGCCCTTCCAACTTGATTCCTCTGACAGCACTTCGTCTTCCTCTTCATCTTCGTCAAGCTGGTTTGGAGGGTTTTTTGGCGGTGGTAAAAAGCAGGAAGAAAACGATTCAAAAAGAGGAGGCAGCAAGGCAGAGGTGTTGGAGAGCTTTGACACACCAAGCACACCACCTCCAAAGTTCGAGTACAGATAATTTAGGAACGGTTTAATTATCCAATAAAGAGGTAAGTTTGTTAGTCGTCTTTCTTTCTATTTGTTACTGCAATCTTGAGCTTCAGATGTTACTGACATTTCATAATCTTTACTTGGCTGACTGATATCAGTTTTCTTTTAAACTCTTTTTATAGATAAATGACAATATTAGGATTAAAATAATTAGTTTGATTGTAGGAGTTAATACACCTGTAATTATAACAATGATACCAGAATTAATTAGTATTCAATGGCCTATCATTTTGATTTGGACATTTGAAGATCTTATCAAATTATGAACCTTTTGTCGATTAGAAAATCCTCGGTGAGCTCCCCTGTTTAGGTTAGCTGCTCTGGTACCGCTCTGTTGTTGTCAGATGCTTCTATAGAAATTTGTTAATACCAATTAACTCATGATATTAAGGAGACAATTGTATACATAGCAATGTGTTTATTAAGTCTATCTCCTTTGTACTGGAAAATGAAACATTATGCCAAATAACCAATtagaaatcaaaattccaaaCACAGTAGAAACCATGagccaaggaaagaaaaatttgaATATGGTGGGTGGATTTATAGAGTACAGAAACAATAACAAAAGTAATAATCTAAAAATCATTGACATTGAACTCTATATGACTCTTTCAGATAGAGCATAGTCAGATCCAATAATAATTTCTGTTAATGTGTTCTGAATTCTGATCGAACATGGAAGGTGAAATTTCTTGCTGAACTTGGAGTTTTTTTCTGGAAAATCTCTTCAACCTTCTCAATTCTTTTGAAGCATCTGTGGTGGCCAAATTTCTACTTCCAAAACAAAGAGTGCAATTATAACCGTGCCAAGTTCCTCTTGAAGCTATAATCATGTTTCCAAATGTGATCATTTTGTGTCAATCTCAAGCCATATTTATGTGTGTACATTGTTGTTAGCTTGACATACCTTTGAGGTATCTCTAGGACCAATTCCTCTATTGGAATTTAACAGAAATCTGCTGATAACATTGCGTACCCTGTAATGTGGAAAATatcaaatttctaattttaggcATACTGTTGCGTGCCCTGTAAGCACAAGAGAGAATATTTATCTTTTCATATAATTACGTTAAGGACATTACTTGCAACTGAGTGAAACGATAAGTTGAATACTATCTACTTTAGCCTCAACCATATCTTGAAGcgccttttatatatatatgcctCTGGTGATAGTCATATTCTCCCGGTGTTCTCTTGAACCAGTGGTATCCAAGATTCTGATCTAGTCCAAATCTATCCGGTAATTGACttgcttatatttttttaatatctcaATCTTATATACATAATTATTTACTATTAGCTAACTATCACATTTATCAAAATAGTGTTACTATTATCTTATTTGCCATTTGTTTTTTCATTGAAAGTTCTTTTTTTTTCCCACTTTTTTGGTGCCGATTTCAGACTATATATACTTCATTAGCCTACTAACCAGTTCTCTTTCCCTTTCATTCAAAAGCTGTCAACATGGTCAATTTTCCAATCCATTTTCATGGTAGTCTGATAGATATCTTTGCAATTGTTAAAAAACATAGAAAAAGAATTCtctgattttttttaaactttctaacTCAAACCCctcaaatttttttctttttgatcctacTTGAGGTGCAAAAATACTAAATTTGATGACTTCATTTAATCCTACTTTGTGCATATCGATAGGAGCACCTGTATGTCATACTATGGGTGTATCAAATTATATGCAAATTACCAAACCCTTTCTACGCTAAAGTAGCATAGGGATGACTGGGATCGTCTCCCAACAAAtgtaacgataggatgataaACTTAGGATTGAATGTTATTGCGTTTGGGTTTTTGATATGAAAATGGGGGGTTTGGGTTGAGTGCTAAGACTACAAAATAAAATAGCAATGCATGTAGTGAAATCTAAtcctaataaatgaaagacaatgtgAGTAAATGAAAcctagcctaacttaaactatgatgGCAAGGAAATGAAAAGCAACATAAAATAAGCatctaaagaaataaagcatcgATGAAACCTAACCTAATCTAACTTAATTGCAAGAAATAGAGCATCAATGAAACCTAGCCTATGTTAATTGCATCAAAACGAAAGACAACCATAAGAGAACATAAAGCAATCAAACTAACAAAACATTGCAAGAATCTAAGCTAAAGAAATTGTAAAACTAAAATCTATCTAATGGAAGAGACAATTTATCAAACACATTGTAGGCATGAATCAAATAGCAAAGTGTGTGTGCAATCTAAACATGGGAGGTCAAGTTCAATACAAGTTAACACACTAATGATCAATCACACATAAGAAACAACCCAACAAGAAGACACAACTACACATAAAGAAGTCAACCAAGTGTGCGTGGATGAATGGAGCTTCTCCCTCAATCGTCGGATGGATGACGGCGGTTGTGGAGGAGATCAGACCTTCCCCTTCTAACCCGAAGAGGAAAGGGGGCTTTCAGGAATCCTCCTTTTCTAACCCGAAGAGAAGGGCTACCAGATGATAGAGTGGGCTTTTCTCGTGAGTTGCTTGACGAAGGGATGTGCTGGAGAAGGGGAAGAGAGGTTGGTGTCTGGGAGCAGAATCGGGAAGATGCAGAATGAATCTGGCATTCTGTCCTCTGCGTTCCGTGAGAAAAGATGTCTGTGTGAGAGGGATTGGCGTCAGATGAGGTGGGGGAGGATCAAGATGCGTGAGATCCTTCTGTGTTGGCGTCGGCTTGTGGAAGAAAGGTGTCGGATGGAAGAAAGGGAGGATCGACCGGAGAGGGAAATGGAGAAGAGGGATGGTGGTATGGCTGGCGGTGGATTGAGATGGAAGGTGGCCACCGGCTGTTGGCGAGGGAGGTGGAGAAGCTTAGGCAGCGTTGGGTGTGAGGAGCGAAGATTTTCTAAAGAAGGATCcacctcctttttcttcttctttaatctCTAATTTCTGGCCCTTGATTTGAGTGTATGTGTGGCTCAGAT from Zingiber officinale cultivar Zhangliang chromosome 4A, Zo_v1.1, whole genome shotgun sequence includes the following:
- the LOC121971844 gene encoding mitochondrial import inner membrane translocase subunit TIM17-2-like, giving the protein MGTPETSREPCPDRILDDVGGAFGMGAVGGSAFHFIKGLYNSPNGERLTGGVQAVRMNAPRVGGSFAVWGGLFSTFDCSMVYLRQKEDPWNSILAGAATGGFLQMRQGAGPAARSALFGGILLALIEGAGIMLNRVLSVPQNLPPLEDPNVPVTPPNIASVIPYNAPASGLQHVPFQLDSSDSTSSSSSSSSSWFGGFFGGGKKQEENDSKRGGSKAEVLESFDTPSTPPPKFEYR